In a genomic window of Clavelina lepadiformis chromosome 7, kaClaLepa1.1, whole genome shotgun sequence:
- the LOC143465841 gene encoding tetratricopeptide repeat protein 14-like, which translates to MSSDKIKRFIRKVSQEVRPGYRNRSKDLHPWQDDEEKRDLFGILAPLETYMEVSSGCLEDHVWDTFEIGDIVIGRVASKTERGLSINLLCFDMGKSQDIEDFKINAYIPRDEIPTLTNHENPMHRFSLSDLVRCKVLSINSKEERLLGSFCCERNDYQKLPLGVVDDENLPVAYKRSLTSTESFDKLLHLSTGFYNPNVVEYLRDRLVFNPSGSFIDELKNLNFSSDELAPALRKRQSSKVASQSVSRGINFYRKGQMFEALQELNFALDLDNTNIDALVARGALYANKRTFIKAIADFEMALKLDTRNKNARKYLIEVLIERAKSIETDITDIAQVREAANLYRQALSLDPECSGARKALGSLEKSSKEHERRLAKKSSSTESASSDDESNSRGSTKKKKATIVKVRQLLENDIGPTKPNTTQKRKHSSSDKHSESSKFRRKSSSSHKISSSSSSSSSSSTSSSPSSSSSSSSSSSSSSDSSPESSPHVKKQRRSSSSKKKEADCETLKHRRKSSETSQHKRNHLKTSDKLRNKPNLSSRRSFNNSRRMSSEYRDRHTSTSRGRSPPHNGRNSRRSSGQYGRDQKKQDNPAPITKVSKDTFNSILSQISQFEGKRKSIG; encoded by the coding sequence ATGTCTTCGGATAAAATTAAGAGATTTATTCGCAAAGTGTCACAAGAAGTCAGACCTGGTTATCGAAATCGATCGAAAGATTTGCATCCGTGGCAAGATGATGAAGAGAAACGAGATCTGTTCGGAATCCTGGCACCTTTGGAGACCTACATGGAGGTATCGTCGGGATGTTTGGAGGACCACGTGTGGGATACGTTTGAAATTGGAGATATTGTGATTGGACGTGTTGCTTCTAAGACAGAACGCGGACTTTCTATCAATCTTTTATGTTTTGACATGGGAAAGTCCCAAGATATTgaagatttcaaaataaatgctTACATACCACGAGACGAAATTCCCACTCTGACCAATCATGAAAATCCAATGCATCGATTCTCACTCAGTGACTTGGTGAGATGTAAAGTTTTGAGCATAAACTCAAAAGAGGAGAGATTACTCGGAAGCTTTTGTTGCGAGCGAAATGACTACCAAAAACTACCACTCGGTGTTGTCGATGATGAGAACTTGCCAGTAGCTTATAAACGTTCCTTGACTAGCACAGAATCCTTTGATAAACTTTTGCACCTTTCAACAGGATTTTACAACCCAAATGTCGTCGAATACCTTCGAGATCGTCTGGTTTTCAACCCATCTGGCTCGTTTATTGATGAACTGAAGAATCTCAACTTTTCCTCTGATGAACTTGCTCCTGCTCTAAGGAAGAGGCAATCTTCGAAAGTTGCCTCTCAAAGTGTCAGTCGTGGAATCAACTTCTACAGAAAAGGGCAAATGTTTGAAGCTTTGCAGGAATTGAACTTTGCGCTTGATTTGGACAACACAAACATTGATGCTTTGGTTGCGAGGGGGGCTTTGTACGCCAACAAGCGAACCTTCATTAAAGCAATTGCAGATTTTGAAATGGCCTTGAAACTTGACACTCGTAACAAAAATGCCAggaaatatttaattgaagttttgATTGAGAGAGCAAAAAGCATTGAAACTGACATCACGGATATTGCCCAGGTTCGAGAGGCTGCAAATTTGTACAGGCAAGCTCTCTCACTAGACCCAGAATGCAGTGGAGCTAGAAAGGCACTGGGATCGCTTGAGAAGTCGAGCAAGGAGCATGAAAGAAGGTTGGCGAAGAAATCGTCTTCCACTGAATCTGCAAGTTCTGACGATGAAAGTAATTCTCGAGGAAgcacgaagaagaagaaagcaACTATCGTCAAAGTCCGACAACTTCTTGAAAATGATATCGGCCCAACTAAGCCAAACACAACCCAAAAGAGGAAGCATTCATCATCAGACAAACATTCAGAATCATCAAAATTTCGAAGGAAATCATCTTCGAGTCATAAAATCTCATCTAGTTCAAGTTCTTCCTCCAGCTCTTCTACAAGCTCAAGTCCATCTTCATCAAGCAGCAgctcatcatcatcatcatcatcatctgaTTCCTCACCAGAGTCGTCTCCTCATGTTAAGAAACAAAGACGATCTTCTTCAAGTAAGAAGAAAGAAGCTGATTGTGAAACCTTAAAACACAGAAGAAAATCTTCTGAAACCTCTCAGCATAAACGAAACCATTTGAAGACTTCTGACAAATTACGCAATAAACCTAATTTGAGCTCTCGCAGATCTTTCAATAATTCGCGTCGGATGTCTTCAGAATATCGGGATCGGCACACTAGCACCAGCAGAGGGCGCTCACCACCACATAATGGTAGGAACTCGCGACGAAGCAGCGGACAATACGGTCGTGATCAAAAGAAGCAAGATAATCCTGCTCCGATCACGAAAGTATCAAAGGACACTTTTAACAGCATCTTGAGCCAGATATCTCAATTTGAAGGAAAGAGAAAAAGCATTGGCTGA
- the LOC143465839 gene encoding protein transport protein Sec24C-like has protein sequence MMQPTGYPPNQGPPAGQGSGYGGYPNMPQSTGYNQPPGVPSASASMYNGSGNVTYAQPGVLQTTKQMPPATSGTMPTQQPPPSAMNGYHYQPQYQPPMGQFPPSHTGYGQHVSTAPLGGHPPPSHYSAAPAAPTQPPQQGYGAPPPVSAGGGGYRPNYSAPPPPTSGQAGHPVPGGPPGTAGYNQPPGPQQPSMQPPVQGMQNMQINNNASASYAAPPPSGLPASSMSGITPGYPPKPGAGPGMQPSPYPNPNAAAPTKRLDPDAMPSPIQVIEDDRMNRGTEIFKTQGRGLVPPLVTTKFVVEDQGSASPRFIRCTTYNLPATSDMAKTCMVPMSLSIKPMARLPQGEAPPLIVDPGPEGPIRCKRCKAYMCPQFSFTDGGRRFQCVLCNAITETPHNYFDHLDHMNQRVDKFNRPELCRGSYEFVATKDYCRNDKFPNPPAFIFAIDVSYNAIKSGFVELLCRQLSSLLDHLPREGNQEHSSVKVGFITYNSILHFYNLNSSLAQPQMMVVSDVNDVFVPLQDGFLVDLQQSRHVIESLLTQIPEMFKDTRETELVFAPLVQAAVQAVKSAECAGKLFMFHTSLPIGEAPGKLKNRDDRKLIGTDKEKTLFAPSSNFYEKLAKDCVTQALSVDLFLFPNQYIDIASIGQISQLTGGQIYKYNFFRADIDGDRFIKDLAHDIQRDIVFDAVLRARTSTGVRPVEFIGALHMTNTTDVELAAIDCDKSIHVQLKHDDKIQEEYGAFVQVALLYTSVSGQRRLRLHNINLSVCTQYADLYRSCETDVFMNYLAKKSVNLGCQIATAKIREDLLSQASVILAMYRKHVASPSSPGQLILPECMKLLPVYLNCLLKNDAIHSSHDISTDDRAYLRQLILSMDVDETQLFFYPKLLPLLQSTTNDDGIPLAVRCSEDKLQDNQVFILENGVSMFLWIGQAVDPTWIQNVFGAQSAAQIDIDLGSLLVFDNDDSRNLREVVSKLQAGRTRQMKLTIVRQRDKLEPWFRHFLVEDRGAGGAASYVDFLCHMHKEIRTLLS, from the exons ATGATGCAACCAACCGGGTATCCCCCCAATCAAGGCCCACCAGCGGGGCAGGGATCTGGATACGGGGGTTACCCAAACATGCCTCAGTCGACGGGCTATAACCAGCCACCAGGTGTCCCATCAGCATCAGCGTCCATGTATAACGGGAGTGGAAATGTGACTTAC GCTCAACCAGGTGTTCTTCAAACAACGAAGCAAATGCCGCCGGCTACCAGCGGGACCATGCCTACCCAGCAGCCCCCGCCATCAGCCATGAACGGGTATCACTACCAGCCCCAATACCAGCCACCCATGGGGCAGTTCCCACCCTCACATACCGGTTATGGCCA GCATGTGTCGACCGCTCCGTTGGGTGGCCATCCTCCCCCCTCACATTATTCGGCTGCTCCTGCTGCCCCCACTCAACCACCCCAACAAGGTTATGGTGCCCCACCCCCTGTATCAGCAGGGGGTGGAGGGTACAGACCCAACTATTCAGCACCCCCACCACCAACAA GTGGTCAAGCAGGCCATCCTGTCCCCGGAGGACCCCCAGGTACCGCAGGGTACAACCAACCCCCCGGCCCCCAGCAGCCCTCTATGCAGCCTCCTGTGCAAGGAATGCAAAATATGCAAATTAACAACAACGCATCGGCCAGCTATGCAGCCCCG cCTCCGTCTGGCTTGCCGGCCTCTTCTATGTCTGGGATTACACCAGGGTATCCCCCTAAACCAG GTGCTGGCCCGGGCATGCAGCCATCGCCGTATCCCAATCCTAACGCGGCTGCTCCTACAAAACGACTCGACCCTGATGCAATGCCGAGTCCAATCCAG gtGATAGAAGACGATCGGATGAATCGGGGAACAGAGATTTTCAAGACGCAAGGTCGGGGTCTGGTTCCTCCGCTCGTCACAACCAAATTTGTCGTCGAGGATCAAG gCAGTGCGAGTCCACGTTTCATTCGTTGCACTACTTACAACCTTCCTGCGACATCGGACATGGCAAAGACCTGCATG GTTCCCATGAGTTTAAGTATCAAGCCAATGGCTCGCTTGCCCCAAGGGGAAGCCCCTCCACTTATTGTTGACCCAGGTCCTGAAGGACCAATCAGGTGCAAGCGTTGCAAGGCTTACATGTGTCCGCAGTTTTCGTTCACTGACGGGGGACGAAGATTTCAATGCGTGCTTTGCAATGCTATAACAGAG ACTCCGCACAACTACTTCGATCATCTTGACCACATGAACCAGCGTGTAGATAAATTTAATCGTCCGGAATTGTGTCGAGGATCTTATGAGTTTGTCGCCACAAAAGATTATTGCCGG AACGACAAATTTCCCAACCCGCCAGCTTTCATATTTGCCATCGACGTCTCATACAACGCCATAAAATCTGGTTTCGTCGAGTTGTTATGTCGTCAGTTAAGCAGTTTGCTTGACCATCTACCACGCGAGGGCAATCAAGAGCACTCATCCGTAAAAGTCGGCTTCATAACATACAACAGCATCTTGCACTTCTACAATCTCAAT AGTTCTCTTGCCCAGCCTCAGATGATGGTCGTGTCGGACGTGAACGACGTCTTCGTTCCTCTCCAGGATGGCTTTCTCGTCGACTTGCAGCAGTCCAG GCACGTCATCGAGAGCTTACTCACCCAGATCCCGGAGATGTTCAAGGACACGCGAGAAACTGAACTCGTCTTCGCCCCACTCGTACAAGCCGCTGTGCAAGCTGTCAAG TCGGCAGAGTGCGCTGGGAAACTCTTCATGTTCCACACCAGTCTCCCGATAGGGGAAGCCCCAGGGAAGTTGAAGAACAGAGACGACAGAAAGTTGATCGGGACAGACAAAGAGAAG ACTCTGTTTGCCCCTTCAAGTAACTTCTACGAGAAGTTGGCGAAGGATTGCGTGACACAAGCGCTGTCTGTCGATCTCTTTTTATTCCCGAACCAGTATATTGACATCGCTTCTATTGGTCAGATATCGCAGCTTACAGGAGGGCAGATATACAA GTACAATTTTTTCCGAGCTGACATCGACGGCGATCGTTTCATCAAGGACCTCGCCCACGACATCCAAAGAGATATCGTCTTCGATGCGGTCTTGAGGGCCAGGACAAGCACAG GCGTCCGTCCTGTAGAATTCATTGGCGCTCTCCACATGACCAACACGACCGACGTCGAACTGGCCGCCATCGACTGCGACAAATCCATCCACGTCCAGCTAAAACACGATGACAAGATACAGGAAGAATACGGCGCTTTTGTGCAG GTGGCCCTGCTCTACACGTCCGTGAGTGGACAGAGAAGACTACGATTGCACAACATCAACTTGAGCGTGTGCACACAGTACGCAGACCTGTACAGGAGCTGTGAGACCGACGTGTTCATGAACTACCTGGCTAAGAAGTCAGTCAA TCTGGGCTGCCAGATAGCGACCGCTAAGATCCGGGAAGATTTGCTCTCTCAAGCGTCGGTGATCCTGGCCATGTACCGCAAACACGTCGCCTCCCCATCATCCCCGGGACAACTCATCCTCCCGGAGTGCATGAAGCTCCTCCCAGTCTATCTCAACTGCTTGCTCAAG AACGATGCCATCCACTCGTCACACGACATATCCACTGATGACCGCGCCTACCTCAGGCAGCTCATTCTCTCCATGGACGTGGATGAGACCCAGTTGTTCTTCTACCCCAAGCTCCTGCCATTG CTGCAGTCCACGACGAACGATGACGGGATCCCACTCGCGGTTCGATGCTCAGAGGACAAGCTCCAAGACAACCAGGTGTTCATCCTCGAGAACGGAGTGAGCATGTTCCTGTGGATAGGACAGGCAGTGGACCCGACCTGGATACAGAATGTGTTCGGGGCGCAGAGTGCGGCACAGATCGACATCGACCTC GGAAGTCTGCTCGTATTCGACAACGATGATTCGAGAAACCTGCGCGAAGTTGTTTCGAAGCTCCAAGCAGGCAGGACACGTCAGATGAAG CTGACCATCGTACGACAGAGGGACAAACTCGAACCCTGGTTCCGACATTTCCTCGTTGAAGACCGAGGCGCTGGCGGTGCCGCCTCTTACGTCGATTTCCTCTGCCACATGCACAAGGAAATAAGGACCTTGCTCAGTTAG
- the LOC143464930 gene encoding beta-1,4-N-acetylgalactosaminyltransferase bre-4-like, producing the protein MRAGRKLLLLLTVVFCAYIFLFLHLLTPRRPPNPEDPEGRRTLRTVDSACAAAFKNPSLRKKLTRTLALGDPDRFIQLLEKYLPTCALKRTELSHAQGYGLLDPVLPTFRDPKEVSGAVLNGTTPSPPLARRNHTGRSGQDMCPRQSPLLQGQVGVQLFDEPQILTQGDQHFNWPPTFEEIAVTYPDLQIGGFYPGPKHCRCRGYNAIIVPYRDRESHLRYFLHYMHQLLQRQQLCYVVIVAEQDDNETFNKGQMMNTAFAYARDLMQFDCYVFHDVDVIAEDDRILYTCRDDRIMHYAPYIDKFNYEFFKGITVGAAVGFTEELFVSVNGYSNEYAGWGGEDDDMMERINMKKHIVWRSEQNYTRFKMIKHGSDAGNSENSHRWDRLHLAVKRQPLDGVNNLDTTISDEIKYRTHTRLKVKTYKTGLQRELDQMEPIHPDPRVTKPEAPKNLNKVPDILGQKGVPIYLPGKVLHIKPKL; encoded by the exons ATGCGAGCTGGAAGAAAACTCCTCCTTCTGTTGACTGTCGTCTTCTGCGCTTACATCTTCCtatttcttcatcttcttACTCCCAGGCGCCCTCCCAACCCTGAGGATCCGGAAGGAAGGCGGACGTTGCGGACCGTCGATTCTGCTTGTGCCGCCGCTTTCAAAAACCCCAGTTTGCGGAAGAAACTGACCCGGACACTCGCTCTTGGTGACCCCGACAGATTTATTCAATTATTGGAGAAATACTTGCCCACGTGCGCCCTCAAGCGGACGGAGTTATCCCACGCCCAGGGATACGGACTTTTGGATCCGGTGCTTCCGACTTTCCGTGATCCCAAGGAAGTTAGCGGAGCCGTGTTGAACGGAACCACTCCGTCTCCGCCGTTGGCCAGAAGGAACCACACGGGCCGGTCCGGGCAGGATATGTGCCCCCGGCAGTCCCCGCTACTTCAAGGTCAAGTAGGAGTCCAGCTTTTTG ACGAACCGCAGATTCTGACGCAGGGAGACCAACATTTCAACTGGCCCCCGACCTTCGAGGAGATAGCGGTCACTTACCCGGACCTGCAGATAGGGGGCTTCTACCCGGGGCCGAAGCACTGCAGATGCCGGGGCTACAACGCCATCATCGTGCCCTACAGGGACCGGGAATCTCATCTGAG ATACTTCCTTCACTACATGCATCAGTTGCTTCAGAGGCAACAGCTGTGCTATGTGGTGATTGTGGCCGAACAAGACGACAACGAGACATTCAACAAAG GTCAGATGATGAACACAGCCTTCGCATACGCGAGAGACCTGATGCAGTTCGATTGTTACGTATTTCATGACGTTGACGTGATCGCTGAGGACGACCGAATACTCTACACTTGCCGAG ACGACCGCATCATGCATTATGCCCCTTACATCGACAAGTTCAATTACGAATTTTTCAAGGGAATCACTGTTGGCGCTGCTGTCGGGTTCACTGAAGAATTATTCGTCAGCGTCAATGGGTACTCGAACGAATACGCG GGATGGGGCGGGGAGGACGACGACATGATGGAACGAATCAACATGAAGAAGCACATTGTGTGGAGGTCTGAGCAGAATTACACGAG GTTCAAAATGATCAAACATGGATCGGATGCGGGGAATTCCGAGAACAGCCATCGGTGGGACAGGCTCCATCTAGCGGTAAAGCGACAACCACTGGACGGAGTGAACAATTTAGACACGACCATAAGTGACGAAATAAAATACAGGACACACACCAGGCTGAAAGTGAAAACCTACAAGACCGGGCTGCAACGGGAGTTGGATCAAATGGAACCGATACATCCGGACCCGAGGGTTACCAAACCCGAAGCACCAAAGAATCTAAACAAGGTTCCGGACATCCTGGGGCAAAAGGGGGTACCAATTTACTTGCCAGGCAAGGTCTTGCATATCAAACCCAAGCTGTAg